The following are from one region of the Edwardsiella tarda ATCC 15947 = NBRC 105688 genome:
- a CDS encoding nucleotide triphosphate diphosphatase NUDT15, with amino-acid sequence MAVNVGVGVIIVNADGQILMGKRCGSHAPYWSIPGGHVEAGESFEQAAIREVAEECALQIATPHFVGVTNNLQTWRDEGVHTVSIIMQVAAPSVGEAQRCEPHKCEGWQWCDPRQLPQPCFEACRQGVALWLTRQHYRATHG; translated from the coding sequence ATGGCAGTAAACGTAGGGGTCGGCGTGATCATCGTGAATGCGGACGGCCAGATCCTCATGGGAAAACGCTGTGGCAGCCACGCCCCCTATTGGTCGATCCCCGGCGGCCACGTCGAGGCCGGCGAGAGCTTCGAGCAGGCGGCGATACGTGAAGTGGCCGAAGAGTGCGCGCTGCAGATAGCCACACCACACTTCGTCGGTGTCACCAACAATCTACAGACCTGGCGCGACGAGGGGGTACATACCGTCTCCATCATTATGCAGGTGGCAGCCCCGAGCGTGGGCGAGGCGCAACGCTGCGAACCGCATAAGTGTGAAGGCTGGCAGTGGTGCGATCCGCGTCAGCTACCACAGCCCTGCTTCGAGGCCTGCCGCCAAGGCGTCGCGCTCTGGCTGACGCGACAGCACTATCGGGCGACACACGGCTAA